The Pseudomonas sp. MM223 genome segment CCACCTGGACTTTCTCGAAGACTTCGATCTTGTCTCCGACCTTGACGTCGTTGTAGCTCTTGACGCCAATACCGCACTCCATGCCGTTACGCACTTCGGCAGCGTCATCCTTGAAGCGACGCAGCGATTCCAGCTCGCCTTCGAAGATAACCACGTCTTCGCGCAGTACGCGAATCGGACGGTTACGGTACACGGTACCTTCGATGACCATACAGCCAGCGATGGCGCCGAACTTCGGCGAACGGAACACGTCACGCACTTCGGCGACACCCAGGATGTTCTCGCGAACATCGCTGCCAAGCATACCGGTCAGGGCCTTCTTGACGTCTTCGATGATGTCGTAGATCACGTTGTAATAACGCATATCCAGACCTTCCTGCTCGACGATCTTGCGCGCGCCGGCATCGGCACGCACGTTGAAGCCGAACAGTACTGCATTCGAAGCCAGCGCCAGGTTGGCGTCGCTTTCGGTGATACCACCAACACCACCACCGATCACGCGCACCTGAACTTCGTCGTTGCCCAGGCCGCCGAGCGAACCGTTCAACGCTTCCAGGGAACCACGCACATCGGTCTTGAGGACGATGTTGAGGGTCTTCTTCTCTTCCTGACCCATGGTCTCGAAGATGTTTTCCAGCTTGCCGGCGTGAGCACGGGCCAGCTTGACCTCGCGGTACTTGCCTTGACGGAACAGGGCAACTTCGCGGGCTTTCTTCTCGTCGGCAACCACGGACAGCTCGTCACCGGCTTCCGGGGTACCGTCCAGGCCAAGGATCTCGACCGGGATCGACGGGCCGGCTTCCTTCACAGGCTTGCCGTTCTCGTCCAGCATGGCACGCACGCGGCCATAGTTGGAACCGCACAGCACCATGTCGCCCTGACGCAGCGTACCGTCCTGAACCAGGATGGTTGCCACTGGGCCACGGCCCTTGTCCAGGCGCGATTCGACGACCACGCCACGACCTGGAGCGGTCGGGGTTGCGGTCAGTTCGAGGATCTCGGCCTGCAGCAGGACGGCTTCGAGCAATTCGTCGACACCGGTACCCATCTTCGCCGAAACCTTGACGAACGGCGTGTCACCACCCCAGTCCTCGGAGGTTACGCCTTCGACGGACAGTTCGTTGCGGATGCGATCGAGGTCAGCACCTGGCTTGTCGATCTTGTTCACCGCGACCACCAGCGGAACGCCAGCTGCCTTGGCATGCTGAACGGCTTCGCGGGTTTGTGGCATCACGCCGTCGTCCGCTGCCACCACCAGGATGACGATGTCGGTCGCCTTGGCACCACGTGCACGCATCTGAGTGAACGCTGCGTGGCCCGGGGTATCGAGGAAAGTGACCATGCCGCGGTCGGTTTCCACGTGGTAGGCGCCGATGTGCTGGGTGATACCACCGGCTTCGCCAGCAGCAACCTTGGCACGACGGATGTAGTCGAGCAGCGAGGTCTTACCATGGTCAACGTGACCCATGACGGTAACCACCGGCGCACGCGACTCGGTCTGGCCTTCGAATTTCAGCGATTCGGCCAAGGAGTCTTCCAGGGCGGTATCGCTGACCAGGGTGACCTTGTGGCCCAGCTCTTCTGCGATCAGCTGAGCGGTTTCCTGGTCGAGCACCTGGTTGATGGTAACCGGGGTGCCCATCTTGAACATGAACTTGACGACTTCAGCGCCCTTGACGGACATCTGGTTGGCCAGTTCGGAAACCGTGATGGTTTCGCCGATGGTCACGTCACGGATGACGGGGCCGGTCGGGTTCTGGAAGCCATGCTGGTTACGCTTCTTCAGCTTGCCCTTGCCACCACGACCGCGACGAGCGCCATCGCTCTCTTCGTCGGTGGTACGCGGAGCAGCACGCGGAGTCGGCGCCTTTTCCTTTTCCTTGACCTTGACCTTGATCGACACACGAGGCGCCTCGCCACGACGACGATCGTCATCGCGAGTACGGCTTTCGTTGCGACGGGTCTCGTCCTTCTTGCGCTCCGCAGCACGGGCTGCAGCGTCTTCGGAGGCCGGGGCGTCGGCGACTACCGGGGCCGGGGCAGCGGCAGGTGCCGGCTCTGGCTTGGCGGCAGGCGCAGGGGCGGCTACAGCAGAGTCAGCTGCCTGACGGCGAGCTTGATCTTCGTTGCGCTGACGGACTTCGGCATCAACCTTGTCGCGAGCGGCATTTTCAGCCGCACGGCGCTCTTCTGCTTCACGCTTCTGCTCAGCCTGGATTTCTTCCGGGCTGCGCTGCACGAATACTTTCTTCTTGCGTACTTCTACGCTAATGCTCTTGCTACCGGCGACACGCAGGGTGCTGGTGGTTTTGCGCTGCAAGGTAATCTTGCGCGGCTCTTCCGCCTTGCTCTTGTGGCTGCTTTTCAAATGAGTCAGCAGGGTCTGCTTCTCATTGTCGGTCA includes the following:
- the infB gene encoding Translation initiation factor IF-2 (*Name infB); the encoded protein is MTQVTVKELAQEVEAPVERLLQQMREAGLPHTDAGQVVTDNEKQTLLTHLKSSHKSKAEEPRKITLQRKTTSTLRVAGSKSISVEVRKKKVFVQRSPEEIQAEQKREAEERRAAENAARDKVDAEVRQRNEDQARRQAADSAVAAPAPAAKPEPAPAAAPAPVVADAPASEDAAARAAERKKDETRRNESRTRDDDRRRGEAPRVSIKVKVKEKEKAPTPRAAPRTTDEESDGARRGRGGKGKLKKRNQHGFQNPTGPVIRDVTIGETITVSELANQMSVKGAEVVKFMFKMGTPVTINQVLDQETAQLIAEELGHKVTLVSDTALEDSLAESLKFEGQTESRAPVVTVMGHVDHGKTSLLDYIRRAKVAAGEAGGITQHIGAYHVETDRGMVTFLDTPGHAAFTQMRARGAKATDIVILVVAADDGVMPQTREAVQHAKAAGVPLVVAVNKIDKPGADLDRIRNELSVEGVTSEDWGGDTPFVKVSAKMGTGVDELLEAVLLQAEILELTATPTAPGRGVVVESRLDKGRGPVATILVQDGTLRQGDMVLCGSNYGRVRAMLDENGKPVKEAGPSIPVEILGLDGTPEAGDELSVVADEKKAREVALFRQGKYREVKLARAHAGKLENIFETMGQEEKKTLNIVLKTDVRGSLEALNGSLGGLGNDEVQVRVIGGGVGGITESDANLALASNAVLFGFNVRADAGARKIVEQEGLDMRYYNVIYDIIEDVKKALTGMLGSDVRENILGVAEVRDVFRSPKFGAIAGCMVIEGTVYRNRPIRVLREDVVIFEGELESLRRFKDDAAEVRNGMECGIGVKSYNDVKVGDKIEVFEKVQVARTL